The Deltaproteobacteria bacterium region GCACCGGCACGCCGAGCAGCGGCAGCAGGGCGTCGGTGGTCGAGCCGAAGAGGAGCGGCGTGCCGGCCGCCGCCACGAGCCAGGGGCTCTGGCGGGCCGCAGCGGGGGAGGCGTTCCTGCGCAGCGCCCGCAGTGAGGAGAACAGCCCGGCGCCGGCGCTCGTGATCGCGAGGACGAACCAGAGCCCGAAGGCAGGGCCCACCTCGAGCGCCCAGCCCCAGGGCACCGGTGTCACGCCGCGCAGGAGCCACGGCGTGGTCCAGCCGATGCCGAGCGCCGCGAGCGAGCCCGCCCACGCGACCGGCAGCACGCCGCGCACCCAGGCCGGCGCACGCCCGTGGGCGAGGAAGAGCTGGAGCGCGAGCGGCCCGACGAAGACCCAGCCCGGCACCGACAGGCGCGCCAGCGCGAGCGCGGTCTCGGGGTCCGGCGCGAGCGTCCAGAGCGCTTCGCAAAGGCCCCACCACGCGGCGCCCAGGAGCAGCGCGCCCGTGCAGCGATGGGTCGCGGCGTCGGGCTCGCGCAGCAGGACCAGGATCCCGCAGATCATGCAGGCGAGGCCCGACGCCAGGGGCACCAGGAACCAGGGATTCACGATCGCAGCTGCTCCTGGGGGCGAATCGACCCAACGGGCAGCTCGCTTGATGAGCCTCCGAGGGGCCGCCACGCGACGGACAGCCGGGAATCCGGACGGGATCGCACGCTGGGCCGTGTTCACGGACCTGATCGGCGTGCGCTGGGACCACGAGCTGGACGGGCGCACCCGGGCCAAGACCAGCCGGAGCGAGAGCTTCTGCACGCCGGTTGCGCATCCGTGGAGGGCGGCCGCCGCCTCGAGACGCCGCTGGCTCCGCCCGAAGAGGGTTCGCCGGTGGCCGGTCCGGGAAGTGCCCGCCGGTGGGACGGCAGCCAGGCAGGAGTGGAGCGGATGCGGCCCCCGGGCAGCCGCAAGCAGCCGCTGGTGCTGGTCGTCGACGACGACCGCACGATGCGACCTCTCGGGCGCGATCTCGCGTCTGGTCGGCGCCGAGTTCACGATCCTGCTCTCCGACATCTCCGACGCGCAGGACTTGGCCAGGGTCGCCGTGATCGCCGAGGGGGTCGAGCACGAGCTCCAGCGCGACGCGCTGCGCGGCTTCGGCTGCGACGAGATGCAGGGCTTCCTGCTCGCCCCGGCGCTGCCCGCCGCGGAGGTCGAGCGCTTCTTCCAGGACCCGCGCGGCTCCGGCTCGGACACCCGGCGAGACCTTCCCCGTGCACTGCGCTCTTGACGATGCCGCGCCACGGGCTATCCGGTCTCTGCGAATCCACTGCGAAACGTGGATGCGCGTCTTGTTCGGGCTTTCTCGTTCGGACTTTCTCGTTCGGACTTTCTCGTTCGGCTTCCTCACCGACCCCCGCCGCGATGGCCTCCGTCCCTGCCGTGAGCTCCTGCGCCCGCGTCAGCCGCAGCGATTTCCTGGCCCTGGAAGGCGCCCTGCGCGAGCTCTTCGCGCCCGGCCTCGACCCGGCCGGCTTCGTCGGCCGCGGGTTCGCGGCGATCGCACGGCTCGTGCCCGGGGAGCTCTTCACCTATTCGCGCGCGCAGCCCGGCCGCTCGGGACCCTGCGAGATCGTGTTCTCGACGCCGGAGCGCCCGGCCGCGGAGCCCCTCCACGCCTTCGCCCGGCTCCGCTCCGGCTATCCGCTCTGGGACTATCGCCTGGAGGAGCAGGGCGGGCGCCCGATCTTCCGGCGCGACTACTTCACGAAGGCCGCGTTCCGGGATTCCGCCATGTTCTGCGAGGCCTACCGGCCGATGGGCCTCGACAACCATGGGGCGGTTCCGGTGGCGTCCGCCGGTGCGAGCGCCCTGTTCTTCAGCATCGAGCGCGCCGCGGGCAGCGATTTCACGGAGCGCGACCGCGCGCTCCTCGCCCTGCTCCAGCCGCACCTGTCCGCCGCGCGCGCGCTGGCGCGGGCGCGGGCGGCCTGCGGTGAGCCGCAGATCGAGCTCTTCGCGGACCTCGGCCTGAGCGCACGCGAGACCGAGGTCTTCTTCTGGCTGGTGGAGGGCAAGCGCAACCGCGAGATCGCCCTGATCCTGGGCCTTGGCCTGCAGACCGTGAAGGATCACGTGGCGTCCGTCTTCGCCAAGCTCGGCCTGGAGAGCCGCCTCGCGGCGATGCGCTACGGGTTGGAGGCCACCCGCCGCGCCCGGAGCGACGAGCTCATGCTCGCGCCCGCCCTGCACCGCTTCCGCACCCAACGGGGCGGCGCGCCGGACCGGCGCCGGCCCCGTACCCGCGGAGCCGAGCTGCGCGATCCGGACCGGTGCGCGGCGTCCGCCTCCCGCGCGGCCTCCCGGCGCGGCGCGCTCAGGCCCGCGCGCGCCGCCGGCGTCGCCAGCCCACCAGGGCCAGCCCCGCCAGCCCCGCCAGCGACGCTCCCGTGGACGGCTCGGGGACGGCCGTGACCTCGAGGTTCGTCAGGTAGACCGGTCCGGTGATGCCGCGGCCGTTCCAGTTGAAGACGGCGATCCCGTCCGCGTCGGGATGGGCAGCCAGCACCTCGCTCAGGTCGAAGCTCATCGTGGTCCAGGCACCCTGGGTCGGATAGGGGGACGTGTAGGGGGCCCCCACACCCTGGATGCCGTACACCCAGGTGGCGACGGACTGATCGAGCCGGCTGGAGGGAGTGGTGATGCCCAGGAGGAACGAGGTGTCGTCGCCCGCGCTCTGCTGGTTGTAGAGGTCGAAGGAGAGCGTGATCTCCTGACCGGCATGGGCCGCGAAGTCGATCGAGGAGGAGAGCGTGACGTTCCCGCCGCTGGCCTGCACGGTCAGGGCCAGCGCCTGCGCGCTGCCGGATGCGTCCGGGAGCGCATGGTCGGCGAGAGCGATCACGTCGTTGCCGGGGATGCTGACCCAGCCCGCAGGCAGGCTTCCCGGCGCGACGCCGCTGAAGTCCTCGGAGAAGAGGACGGTCTGCGCGGACGCGGGGCCGGCGAGCAGCGCCGCGCCCAGGATGCCGATCGAGGTCCAGCGGAAGGGAAGGTTCATGACGTTGGAGCCGTCCCATGTTGGAAGGGGAAGCGACGGGGGGCGGCACGCAGTGGAGCCGGTTTTCCTCGAGTGCGGTACCCGACTTCGGTAGGGTGTGGCGTTCCGGCGCAGCGAGCGTCCGGCGAGCGCGCGCGAGACGGCCGGGCCGCTCGTCGCGCGCCTCCAGCGGAGAGCGAAGACCCCGCTCGTGCCGCTATGCTCCTCCCGCCCGCCCCGAACCCCGAAGGAGCCGTCGTGAAGGAACACCTCCAGTTCTACATCGGCGGCCGCTGGGTGGACCCCAGCGAGCCGCGCAGCCTGGACGTCGTGAATCCCGCCACCGAGGAGGTGGTCGGGCGCATCGCGATGGGCGGCGCGAAGGACGTCGACCTCGCCGTCGCCGCGGCGCGCGAGGCCTTCGAGAGCTGGTCGCGCACCACGAAGGAGGAGCGGCTCGCGCTGCTCCAGCGCATCGCCGCCGAGTACCAGAAGCGCTACGAGGAGCTCGCCCAGACGATCAGCCTCGAGATGGGCGCCCCGATCTGGCTGGCGCGCGCCGCGCAGGCCGCCACCGGCATCATGCACCTCAACACCATGATCGAGGTGCTGAAGGACTACCCCTTCGAGGAGCTGCGCGGCACGACCCTGATCCGGCGCGAGCCGGTCGGCGTGTGCGGGCTCATCACGCCCTGGAACTGGCCGGTGAACCAGATCCTGTGCAAGGTCGCCCCGGCGCTCGCCGCGGGCTGCACGATGGTGCTGAAGCCCACCGAGATCGCGCCGCTCAACGCGATCCTGATCGCCGAGATCCTGCACGCGGCCGGCACGCCCGCTGGCGTCTTCAACCTCGTGAACGGCGACGGCCCGACCGTCGGCCAGGCGATGTCCTCCCACCCCGGGATCGACATGATGTCCTTCACCGGCTCGACGCGCGCCGGGATCCAGGTCGCCAAGGCGGCGGCCGACACCGTGAAGCGCGTCGCCCAGGAGCTCGGCGGCAAGTCCGCGAACATCGTCCTCGACGACGCCGACTTCGCGAAGGCGGTGGGCGGGGGCGTCACCGGCTGCTTCTTGAACTCCGGGCAGTCGTGCAACGCGCCGACCCGCATGCTGGTGCCTGCTGCGCGCCAGGCCGAGGCGGTGGCGATCGCCAAGGCCGTCGCCGCGGGCGTGAAGGTCGGCGATCCGCAGGCCGACGGCATCACGCTCGGCCCGGTCGTCAGCGAGGCGCAGTGGAACAAGATCCAGGGCCTGATCCAGAAGGGGATCGACGAGGGCGCGACGCTGGTTGCCGGCGGCACGGGCCGGCCCGAGGGCCTCGCCCGCGGCTACTTCGTGAAGCCCACGGTCTTCGCCGACGTGCGCAACGACATGACGATCGCCCGCGAAGAGATCTTCGGCCCGGTGCTCTCGATCCTGCCCTATGGCGACGAGGAGGAGGCGATCCGCATCGCCAACGAC contains the following coding sequences:
- a CDS encoding helix-turn-helix transcriptional regulator; its protein translation is MASVPAVSSCARVSRSDFLALEGALRELFAPGLDPAGFVGRGFAAIARLVPGELFTYSRAQPGRSGPCEIVFSTPERPAAEPLHAFARLRSGYPLWDYRLEEQGGRPIFRRDYFTKAAFRDSAMFCEAYRPMGLDNHGAVPVASAGASALFFSIERAAGSDFTERDRALLALLQPHLSAARALARARAACGEPQIELFADLGLSARETEVFFWLVEGKRNREIALILGLGLQTVKDHVASVFAKLGLESRLAAMRYGLEATRRARSDELMLAPALHRFRTQRGGAPDRRRPRTRGAELRDPDRCAASASRAASRRGALRPARAAGVASPPGPAPPAPPATLPWTARGRP
- a CDS encoding aldehyde dehydrogenase family protein translates to MKEHLQFYIGGRWVDPSEPRSLDVVNPATEEVVGRIAMGGAKDVDLAVAAAREAFESWSRTTKEERLALLQRIAAEYQKRYEELAQTISLEMGAPIWLARAAQAATGIMHLNTMIEVLKDYPFEELRGTTLIRREPVGVCGLITPWNWPVNQILCKVAPALAAGCTMVLKPTEIAPLNAILIAEILHAAGTPAGVFNLVNGDGPTVGQAMSSHPGIDMMSFTGSTRAGIQVAKAAADTVKRVAQELGGKSANIVLDDADFAKAVGGGVTGCFLNSGQSCNAPTRMLVPAARQAEAVAIAKAVAAGVKVGDPQADGITLGPVVSEAQWNKIQGLIQKGIDEGATLVAGGTGRPEGLARGYFVKPTVFADVRNDMTIAREEIFGPVLSILPYGDEEEAIRIANDTPYGLSGYVTSGDPARARRVAARLRTGNVHLNGAGADFQAPFGGYKQSGNGREWGVFGFEDFLEVKAVMGVEAL
- a CDS encoding PEP-CTERM sorting domain-containing protein, whose amino-acid sequence is MNLPFRWTSIGILGAALLAGPASAQTVLFSEDFSGVAPGSLPAGWVSIPGNDVIALADHALPDASGSAQALALTVQASGGNVTLSSSIDFAAHAGQEITLSFDLYNQQSAGDDTSFLLGITTPSSRLDQSVATWVYGIQGVGAPYTSPYPTQGAWTTMSFDLSEVLAAHPDADGIAVFNWNGRGITGPVYLTNLEVTAVPEPSTGASLAGLAGLALVGWRRRRRARA